One stretch of Eretmochelys imbricata isolate rEreImb1 chromosome 1, rEreImb1.hap1, whole genome shotgun sequence DNA includes these proteins:
- the LRRC10 gene encoding leucine-rich repeat-containing protein 10, whose amino-acid sequence MVAVILNADSFSMGNTLRAILAFIPSDDCQKYLLGDLEEMPIDRTVDLSSRQLRRFPLHVCSFRELVKLYLSDNNLHQLPPELEQLQNLQILALDFNNFKALPLVVCTLKQLCILYLGNNKLCDLPQELSLLQNLKTLWLESNCLSYLPEVVCELSLLKTLHAGSNALCTLPAGLRCLQELRTVWLSGNLLADFPPVLLHMPFLEVIDVDRNAIRSFPSLAHLPGLKLVIYDHNPCRNAPKVAKGVRRVGRWAEETPEPRKRSELGREEETDDKELPLPPDKQPQPC is encoded by the coding sequence ATGGTAGCAGTGATTTTAAATGCAGACAGTTTCAGTATGGGCAACACGCTGAGAGCAATCCTTGCCTTCATTCCTTCTGACGACTGTCAGAAATACCTCCTGGGAGACCTTGAAGAGATGCCAATTGACAGAACGGTGGATCTGAGCAGCAGGCAGCTGAGGAGATTTCCCTTGCATGTTTGTTCCTTCAGGGAGCTCGTCAAGCTGTACCTGAGCGACAATAACCTGCATCAGCTGCCCCCAGAGCTAGAACAGCTGCAGAACCTCCAGATCTTGGCGTTAGACTTCaacaacttcaaagcgctgccccTGGTGGTGTGCACCCTGAAGCAGCTGTGCATCCTCTACCTGGGCAACAACAAGCTCTGCgacctgccccaggagctcagccTCCTGCAGAATCTCAAAACCTTGTGGCTCGAGTCCAACTGCCTGAGCTACCTGCCCGAGGTGGTGTGTGAGCTGAGCCTCCTCAAGACCCTGCACGCCGGCTCCAACGCGCTGTGCACGCTGCCCGCTGGGCTGCGGTGCCTGCAGGAGCTGCGCACCGTCTGGCTCTCCGGCAACCTGCTGGCTGACTTCCCCCCGGTGCTGCTGCACATGCCCTTCCTGGAGGTGATCGACGTGGATCGCAACGCCATCAggtccttccccagcctggctcaCCTCCCCGGCCTCAAGCTGGTGATCTACGACCACAACCCCTGCAGGAATGCACCCAAGGTGGCCAAGGGGGTGCGCAGAGTGGGGAGGTGGGCGGAGGAGACCCCCGAGCCCAGGAAGCGCTCCgagctgggcagggaggaggagaccgATGACAAGGAACTGCCACTTCCCCCTGAcaagcagccccagccctgctaa